The following are encoded in a window of Chlorocebus sabaeus isolate Y175 chromosome 10, mChlSab1.0.hap1, whole genome shotgun sequence genomic DNA:
- the ZDBF2 gene encoding DBF4-type zinc finger-containing protein 2 isoform X2, with product MIPDGSSEIQEVMKNSGKHLFSAQHRSLTRQSRRQICTSSLMERFLQDVLQHHPYHCQESSSTQDETHVNTGSSSEVVHLDDDFSEEEEEDEDKIEDEDATEERPSEASEPIEELHSRPHKSQEGTQEVSVRPSVIQKLEKGQQQPLEFVHKIGAGVKKCNLVDIGQATNNGSNLVRPPVIYNAPASCLSERSNDRPVTTNTTGLPAAAHLDSVSKCDPNKVDKYLEQPDGASRNPVPSSRVETSSFSHQKPKESNKKYLRMNSDKLILWRDVKSQGKTLSAGLKFQERMGTKGSLRVKSPSKLAVNPNKTDMPLNKGIFEDTIPKHHEEFFSNMDCTQEEKHLVFNKKAFWEQKCSVSSEMKFDCSSLQSASDQPQETAQDINLWKEERIDQEDNYESRGSEMSFDCGSSFHSLTDQSKVSAKEVNLSKEVCTDVQYKNNTSYVSKISSDCGDILHLVTNQSQMTVKERSLQNARRISLVDQSYESSDSETNFDCDASPQSTSDYPHQSVKEVNLPKEVHIGLVDKNYGSSSSEVSADSVFPLQSVVDRPPVVVRETKLRKKAHSGLVDNYGSSCSETSFDCDVSLESVVDHPQLTVKGRNLKGRQVHLKHKKRKPSSAKARFDCDVSLGTVADESQRAVEKINLLKEKNADLMDVNYESHGPGMGFHTGAQLVADQPQVAEIEPQKVDVDLENKSVRSSSSSLSSDSPASLYHSAHDEPQEGLDEVNLKELNIDMEVKSYDCSSSELTFDSDPPLLSVSEQSHLDAEGKERHIDLEDESCESDSSEITFDSDIPLYSVIDQPEVAVYEEETVDLESKSNESCVSEITFDSDIPLHSGNDHPEVAVKEVIQKEEYIHLERKNDEPSGSEISSDSYTPRHSVTNSPEVAVKKLNPQKEDQVHLENKENEPIDSEVSLDYNIIFRSVTGHSEDPIKKISLHTKEHMYLENKSGFETSLDSDVPLRPATHKPEVIVKETWLQREKHAEFQVGSAEFSGSKTSLDSGVPHYSVTESQVAVNKMNRKKQYVLENYDKCSGSEIILDSNVPPQSMTDQTQLAFLKEKHVNLRDKNSKSGDSEITFDSEQLQEAVKKIDQWKEEVIGLKNKINEPSTSKLIHDSDVSVQSVTDQPKVAIKHVNLENENHMYLEVKNNQYSCSEMNLDSRFLVQSIVNRPQITILEQDHIELEGKHNQRCGSEISFDSDDPLQSVADQLRETVKEISLWKDEEVDMEDSRNEAKGFEIMYDSAVLQPVAGQPEGVVKEVSLWKEHVDLENKIVKPTSSKINFDSHEPLLSVTNKIQGVNKEINLLREEHVCLDGKGYVPSDSGIIYVSNIPPQSVIKQPQILQEEHASLEDKSSNSYSPEESSDSSDSFQAAAAELQKSAKEINLWKEDHIYLEDKSYKLGDFDVSYASHIPVQFVTDQSSVPVKEVNLQKKDHNDLESKNCEVCGSKIKCDSCIRLQSEVDQPQVSYKEADLQKEEHVVMEEKTGGPSDSEMMYDSDVPFQIVVNQFPGSVKETHLPKVILVDLVPSDSDYEVISDDIPLQLVTDPPQLTVKDINCINTECIDIEDKTCDSFGSEVRCSCKASTPSMTNQCKETFKIINRKKDYIILGEPSCQSCGSEMNFNVDASDQSMTYESQGPDEKMMKYIDSEDKSCGYNGSKGKFCLGDTSYRTTHRLQKARKEAKLRKDPRNSGLKVKSCQSSASAVDFGASSKSALHRRADKKKRSKLKHRDLEDVSCELDGFEMNFQCAPPLPSDTDQPQETVKKRHPCKKVSFDLKEKNRDSQSSSVPKVDSVRNLKKAKDVIEDNTDEPVLEALPHVPPSFVGKTWSQIMREDDMKINALVKEFREGRFHCYFDDDCETKKVSLKGKKKVTWADLQGKEDTAPTQALSESDDIVCGISDIDDLSVALDKPCHRHPSAERPPKQKWRVASQCQTAKISQSTQTSCKNYPVMKRKIIRQEEDPPKSKCSRLQDDRKTKKKVKIGTVEYPASCTKVLKPMQPKALVCILSSLNIKLKEGEGLHFPKMRHHSWDNDIQFICKYKRNIFDYYEPLIKQIVINPPLNVLVPEFERRNWVKIHFNRSNQNSSAGDNDADGQGSASAPLMAVPARYGFKSRQGTSDPSLFLEESKILHAREVPKKNFQLTFLNRDVVKISPKSVRNKFLESKSKKKIHGKKVTTSSNKLGFPKKVYKPIILQQKPRKASEKQSIWIRTKPSDIIRKYISKYSVFLRHRYQSRRAFLGMYLKKKKSVVSRLKKVKRTAKVLLNSSVLPAGAEELSSATANPPAKRPVRASCRITRRKKRSDESYRGRKRSPAGPVRAYDLRSSSCLQQCERRMTRLANKLRGNEIK from the exons atgattccCGATGGAAGCTCAGAGATACAGGAAGTAATGAAGAACAGTGGAAAG catttgTTCAGTGCTCAGCACAGGAGTTTGACCAGACAGAGTAGACGTCAAATATGTACCAGCAGTTTGATGGAGCGTTTCTTACAGGATGTACTGCAGCACCACCCATATCACTGTCAAGAGAGCAG TTCAACACAAGATGAGACACATGTGAATACTGGGTCGTCATCTGAAGTGGTGCATTTGGATGATGATTTttctgaagaagaggaagaggatgaggatAAGATTGAGGATGAGGATGCTACTGAAGAGAGACCCTCCGAGGCTTCAGAACCTATTGAAGAGTTACATTCCAGACCTCATAAATCTCAGGAAGGCACACAGGAGGTTTCAGTTCGACCATCAGTTATTCAAAAACTGGAGAAGGGACAGCAGCAGCCCTTGGAGTTTGTTCATAAAATTGGGGCCGGTGTGAAAAAATGTAATCTAGTAGATATCGGTCAGGCTACAAATAATGGAAGCAACTTGGTACGCCCGCCAGTGATTTATAATGCTCCTGCTAGTTGTTTATCTGAACGCTCTAATGATAGACCAGTTACAACTAATACAACTGGTTTACCAGCAGCAGCTCATTTGGATTCAGTTAGCAAATGTGACCCAAACAAAGTTGACAAATATCTTGAACAGCCAGACGGGGCCTCTAGAAATCCTGTGCCATCATCCCGTGTAGAAACTTCTTCATTTTCACATCAGAAACCTAAAGAatcaaataagaaatatttacgcATGAATTCAGATAAGTTGATTTTGTGGAGAGATGTAAAATCTCAGGGTAAAACTTTGTCAGCTGGCTTGAAATTCCAGGAACGCATGGGTACTAAGGGCTCCTTAAGAGTTAAATCTCCTTCCAAATTAGCAGTAAACCCAAATAAAACTGACATGCCTTTGAATAAAGGAATCTTTGAAGATACTATTCCAAAGCACCATGAAGAATTCTTTTCTAATATGGATTGTACCCAAGAAGAAAAGCATTTGGTTTTTAACAAGAAAGCCTTTTGGGAACAGAAGTGCTCAGTGAGTTCTGAAATGAAGTTTGATTGTAGCTCTCTTCAGTCAGCATCTGATCAGCCCCAAGAGACTGCACAAGACATAAATCTTTGGAAGGAGGAGCGAATTGACCAAGAAGATAACTATGAATCTAGAGGTTCAGAAATGAGTTTTGATTGCGGTTCCTCTTTTCATTCACTGACTGACCAATCTAAAGTGAGTGCCAAAGAAGTAAACCTTTCCAAGGAAGTATGTACTGATGTACAGTATAAGAATAATACATCTTATGTTTCTAAAATAAGTTCTGATTGCGGTGACATTCTTCACTTGGTTACGAACCAATCCCAAATGACTGTTAAAGAAAGAAGTCTTCAGAATGCAAGGCGTATTAGCCTGGTTGACCAAAGCTATGAATCTAGTGATTCTGAAACAAATTTTGATTGTGATGCTTCACCTCAGTCCACTAGTGACTACCCTCACCAATCTGTAAAAGAAGTAAACCTTCCTAAGGAAGTGCACATTGGTTTGGTTGATAAGAACTATGGTTCCAGTAGTTCTGAAGTAAGTGCTGATTCTGTTTTCCCACTGCAGTCAGTAGTTGACCGACCCCCGGTGGTTGTCAGAGAAACAAAACTTCGGAAGAAGGCTCATTCTGGCTTGGTTGATAACTATGGATCGAGTTGTTCTGAAACAAGTTTTGATTGTGATGTTTCTCTTGAGTCAGTAGTTGATCATCCCCAGCTGACTGTCAAAGGAAGAAACCTGAAAGGTAGACAAGTCCACCTAAAACATAAGAAGCGTAAACCCAGTAGTGCTAAAGCACGTTTTGATTGTGATGTCTCACTCGGGACAGTTGCAGATGAATCCCAGAGGGCCGTTGAAAAGATAAATCTTCTAAAGGAGAAGAATGCTGACCTTATGGATGTGAACTATGAATCCCATGGTCCTGGAATGGGTTTTCACACCGGTGCTCAGTTAGTGGCTGACCAGCCTCAAGTAGCAGAAATAGAGCCTCAGAAAGTGGATGTTGACCTTGAGAATAAGAGTGTTCGGTCTAGCAGTTCTTCTCTAAGTTCTGATTCTCCGGCTTCTCTTTATCATTCAGCTCACGATGAGCCTCAAGAAGGTTTGGATGAAGTAAATCTTAAAGAGTTAAATATTGACATGGAAGTTAAGAGCTATGATTGCTCCAGCTCTGAGTTGACTTTTGATTCTGACCCGCCTCTTCTGTCAGTTTCTGAGCAGTCTCATCTGGATGCTGAAGGAAAAGAACGGCACATTGACCTGGAAGATGAGAGCTGTGAGTCAGATAGTTCTGAAATAACTTTTGATTCTGATATTCCTCTTTATTCAGTAATTGACCAACCTGAAGTAGCTGTTTATGAGGAAGAAACTGTTGATCTGGAAAGTAAAAGTAATGAATCTTGTGTTTCTGAAATAACTTTTGATTCTGATATTCCTCTTCATTCAGGAAATGATCACCCTGAAGTAGCTGTTAAAGAAGTAATTCAGAAAGAAGAGTACATTCACTTAGAAAGGAAGAATGATGAACCCAGTGGTTCTGAAATAAGTTCGGATTCCTATACCCCTCGTCATTCAGTGACTAATTCTCCCGAAGTAGCTGTTAAAAAGCTAAATCCTCAAAAAGAAGACCAGGTACActtagaaaataaggaaaatgaaccTATTGATTCTGAAGTAAGTTTGGATTATAATATCATTTTTCGTTCAGTGACTGGACATTCTGAAgatcccattaaaaaaataagccttCACACAAAAGAGCACATGTACTTAGAAAATAAGAGTGGTTTTGAAACAAGTTTGGATTCTGATGTCCCTCTTCGGCCAGCGACTCACAAACCTGAAGTAATTGTCAAAGAAACATGGCTTCAAAGAGAAAAGCATGCTGAATTCCAAGTTGGAAGTGCTGAATTCAGTGGTTCAAAAACAAGTTTAGATTCTGGTGTCCCTCATTATTCAGTAACTGAATCTCAAGTAGCTGTTAACAAAATGAACAGAAAGAAGCAATATGTTCTAGAAAACTATGATAAATGTAGCGgttctgaaataattttggatTCTAATGTTCCACCTCAGTCAATGACTGATCAAACTCAGCTAGcttttttgaaggaaaaacatGTTAATTTGAGAGACAAAAACAGTAAATCAGGTGATTCTGAAATAACTTTTGATTCTGAACAACTTCAGGAAGCAGTTaaaaaaatagaccaatggaaggaAGAGGTTATTGGCCTGAAAAATAAGATTAATGAACCTAGTACTTCTAAATTAATACATGATTCTGATGTTTCTGTCCAATCTGTGACTGATCAACCCAAAGTAGCTATTAAACATGTAAACCTTGAGAATGAAAACCATATGTACTTGGAAGTTAAGAACAACCAATATAGTTGTTCTGAAATGAATTTGGATTCTCGTTTCTTGGTTCAGTCAATAGTCAATCGACCTCAAATAACTATTTTGGAGCAGGACCACATTGAGCTAGAAGGTAAGCACAATCAACGTTGTGGTTCTGAAATAAGTTTTGATTCTGATGACCCTCTTCAGTCAGTGGCTGACCAGCTGAGAGAAACCGTTAAAGAAATAAGCCTTTGGAAGGATGAAGAAGTTGACATGGAAGATAGCAGGAATGAAGCTAAGGGTTTTGAAATTATGTATGATTCTGCTGTTCTTCAGCCAGTGGCTGGCCAACCTGAAGGAGTAGTTAAGGAGGTCAGTCTTTGGAAAGAGCATGTTGACTTGGAAAATAAGATTGTCAAACCTACcagttctaaaataaattttgattctCATGAACCCCTTCTGTCTGTGACTAATAAAATTCAAggggtaaataaagaaataaatcttttgaGGGAGGAACATGTTTGTCTGGATGGTAAGGGCTATGTGCCCAGTGATTCTGGAATAATTTATGTTTCAAATATCCCTCCTCAGTCAGTGATAAAACAACCCCAAATTTTGCAAGAGGAGCATGCCAGTCTGGAAGATAAGAGCAGTAATTCTTATAGTCCTGAAGAAAGTTCTGATTCCAGTGACTCTttccaggcagcagcagcagagctTCAAAAATCTGccaaagaaataaatctttggAAGGAAGACCATATTTATCTGGAAGATAAGAGCTATAAATTAGGTGATTTTGATGTAAGTTATGCTTCTCATATTCCTGTTCAGTTTGTGACCGATCAATCTTCTGTGCCTGTCAAAGAAGTAAACTTGCAAAAGAAGGATCATAATGATCTAGAAAGTAAGAACTGTGAAGTCTGtggttctaaaataaaatgtgattcttGTATTCGTCTTCAGTCAGAAGTTGACCAACCTCAAGTGTCTTATAAAGAGGCAGACCTTCAGAAGGAAGAGCATGTTGTCATGGAAGAAAAGACCGGTGGACCTAGTGATTCAGAAATGATGTATGATTCTGATGTTCCTTTTCAAATAGTGGTTAACCAGTTTCCAGGGTCAGTCAAAGAAACACATCTTCCAAAGGTGATACTTGTGGATCTGGTGCCCAGTGATAGTGATTATGAAGTAATTTCAGATGACATTCCCCTTCAGTTAGTGACTGACCCACCTCAGTTGACTGTCAAAGATATCAACTGTATAAATACAGAATGTATTGATATAGAAGATAAGACCTGTGACTCTTTTGGTTCTGAAGTCAGGTGTAGTTGTAAAGCCTCTACTCCCTCAATGACAAACCAATGCAAAGAgactttcaaaataataaaccGGAAGAAAGACTATATTATTCTGGGAGAGCCAAGTTGTCAGTCTTGTGGTTCTGAAATGAATTTTAATGTTGATGCCTCTGATCAGTCCATGACTTACGAGTCACAAGGACCTGATgagaaaatgatgaaatataTTGACTCAGAAGATAAGAGCTGTGGATATAATGGTTCTAAAGGAAAATTTTGTTTGGGAGACACTTCTTATCGAACGACTCACCGACTGCAGAAAGCTCGCAAAGAAGCCAAGCTTCGGAAAGATCCAAGAAATTCTGGCCTAAAAGTTAAGAGCTGTCAGTCTAGTGCTTCTGCAGTGGATTTTGGTGCCTCTTCCAAGTCAGCGCTCCATCGAAGGGCCGATAAAAAAAAACGTTCAAAGCTAAAACATAGAGATTTAGAAGATGTGAGCTGTGAACTGGATGgttttgagatgaattttcagtGTGCTCCCCCTCTTCCGTCTGATACTGATCAGCCTCAAGAAACTGTTAAGAAAAGACACCCTTGTAAGAAGGTGTCTTTTGACTTGAAAGAAAAGAACCGTGATTCCCAGTCAAGCTCTGTTCCCAAGGTTGATTCTGTAAGGAACCTGAAAAAAGCAAAGGATGTCATAGAAGATAATACTGATGAACCAGTTCTTGAAGCCTTACCTCATGTACCTCCTTCATTTGTGGGGAAAACATGGTCTCAGATAATGAGAGAAGATGACATGAAAATTAATGCTCTTGTGAAGGAATTTAGGGAAGGTCGTTTCCACTGTTACTTTGATGATGACTGTGAGACCAAAAAAGTTTctttgaaggggaaaaaaaaggttacCTGGGCTGACTTGCAGGGTAAGGAGGACACTGCACCAACTCAAGCTCTGTCAGAAAGTGATGATATTGTCTGTGGTATTTCAGACATTGATGACTTGTCAGTGGCCTTAGATAAACCATGCCATCGTCATCCTTCAGCAGAGAGGCCTCCTAAGCAAAAGTGGCGTGTGGCTTCTCAATGCCAGACAGCGAAAATCAGCCAGAGTACTCAGACCAGTTGTAAGAATTACCcagtgatgaaaagaaaaataattagacaaGAGGAAGACCCACCAAAAAGTAAGTGTTCACGTTTACAGGAtgacagaaaaaccaaaaagaaagtcaaaattgGGACAGTTGAATATCCTGCATCATGTACTAAAGTTTTGAAGCCCATGCAACCCAAAGCCTTAGtctgtattctttcttctttaaatattaaactgAAGGAGGGTGAAGGCCTCCACTTCCCTAAAATGAGGCACCATAGTTGGGATAATGATATTcagtttatatgcaaatataaacgGAATATCTTTGATTATTATGAGCCCCTGATTAAGCAAATTGTAATTAATCCTCCCCTGAATGTACTAGTACCAGAGTTTGAGAGGCGTAACTgggttaaaattcattttaataggaGCAACCAAAACTCCAGTGCAGGAGATAATGATGCTGATGGACAAGGCTCTGCTTCAGCACCTTTAATGGCAGTGCCGGCAAGATACGGATTTAAGTCACGTCAGGGAACCAGTGACCCTTCTCTGTTTCTGGAAGAATCAAAGATTCTGCATGCTCGTGAGGTTCCAAAGAAAAATTTCCAGCTAACATTTTTAAATCGTGATGTTGTCAAAATCTCTCCAAAATCAGTTAGAAATAAGTTTTtggaaagtaaaagtaaaaagaaaattcatggaAAAAAGGTGACAACTAGTAGTAATAAGTTAGGTTTTCCCAAAAAGGTTTATAAACCAATTATTCTCCAGCAAAAACCCAGAAAAGCTTCAGAGAAACAGTCAATTTGGATTCGGACCAAACCAAGTGATATAATTAgaaagtatatttcaaaatactctGTTTTTTTACGTCATAGATATCAGTCCAGGAGGGCTTTTCTTGGAatgtatctgaaaaagaaaaaatctgttgTCAGTAGGCTAAAGAAGGTGAAGAGAACAGCTAAAGTGCTTTTGAATTCCTCAGTTCTGCCAGCTGGTGCTGAAGAGCTGTCGAGCGCTACGGCAAATCCTCCTGCAAAGCGACCTGTGCGGGCTTCTTGCCGCATCACAcgaaggaagaagaggagtgaTGAAAGCTACCGTGGCCGAAAGAGAAGTCCTGCTGGACCTGTGAGAGCATACGATCTGAGAAGCTCATCTTGTTTACAACAATGTGAAAGAAGGATGACTCGGCTAGCAAACAAATTGAGAGGTAATGAGATAAAATAG